A single Salmo trutta chromosome 14, fSalTru1.1, whole genome shotgun sequence DNA region contains:
- the LOC115207122 gene encoding transmembrane protein 121-like: protein MVPPPPANKLHVCLSAVLIMGSMALMDAYLVEQNQGPRKIGVCIMVLVGDICFLIVLRYVAVWVGSEVRTSKRGYAMILWFFYVFVLEIKVYFVYQNYKAEDGKGRSLDGWTGGGGVDGVARKALTLLLSICVPVVYITLVAIDHMEYVRPQKKKEEIRCRLFWVVVDLLDVLDVQANLWEPQRRGLPLWVEGLMFFYCYILLLVLPCVSLSEISMQGVNIVPHKMMLYPILSLVTINIITLFIRGGNMVFYRDSRVSGILMGKNVIAIVLKTCSFVQYRRHLGEVPSPALGVEMQKNCIVHGPKVTMPVPMPMPMPPQVVIQDFTTFPEDMVCVSDTEVEQT, encoded by the coding sequence ATGGTGCCACCACCACCCGCCAACAAGCTTCATGTTTGCTTGTCGGCCGTCTTGATCATGGGCAGCATGGCACTGATGGACGCCTACTTGGTGGAGCAGAACCAGGGGCCCAGGAAGATCGGTGTGTGCATCATGGTCCTCGTGGGGGACATCTGCTTCCTTATTGTCCTACGCTATGTGGCTGTGTGGGTGGGTTCTGAGGTGCGGACCTCCAAGCGTGGCTACGCCATGATCCTATGGTTCTTCTACGTCTTTGTCCTGGAAATCAAGGTGTACTTCGTCTACCAGAACTACAAGGCCGAGGACGGAAAGGGGAGAAGTTTGGACGGTTGGACTGGCGGCGGCGGCGTGGACGGGGTGGCACGGAAAGCGCTGACATTGCTTCTGTCCATTTGCGTGCCCGTGGTCTACATCACGTTGGTGGCCATCGACCACATGGAGTACGTGCGGCCgcagaagaagaaggaggagatcCGGTGTCGACTCTTCTGGGTGGTGGTGGACTTGCTCGACGTCCTGGACGTGCAGGCCAACCTATGGGAGCCTCAGAGGAGAGGGCTCCCCCTATGGGTGGAGGGACTCATGTTCTTCTACTGCTACATCCTGCTGCTGGTGCTGCCGTGCGTGTCGCTGAGTGAGATCAGCATGCAAGGTGTGAACATCGTGCCCCATAAGATGATGCTCTATCCAATTCTCAGCCTGGTGACTATTAACATTATCACTCTCTTCATTCGAGGTGGGAACATGGTTTTCTATAGGGactccagggtgtctgggatacTGATGGGTAAAAATGTGATCGCCATTGTTCTCAAGACATGCAGTTTCGTCCAGTATCGGAGGCATCTCGGCGAGGTCCCGTCTCCCGCCCTTGGGGTAGAGATGCAGAAGAATTGCATTGTCCACGGCCCAAAAGTGACTATGCCTGTGCCCATGCCGATGCCCATGCCACCCCAAGTAGTGATTCAAGACTTCACAACGTTTCCCGAAgacatggtgtgtgtgagtgacacaGAGGTTGAGCAAACGTGA